Proteins encoded within one genomic window of Enterococcus haemoperoxidus ATCC BAA-382:
- a CDS encoding vWA domain-containing protein, whose amino-acid sequence MKKKIQLRFLKWIMLIFCLIGSVYVVQTSLLYTNAPIKAAKKTELQPGQVRLSKKAEPVAGMVNQWDITLRIEGRNQFPPPPTDIVLIVDTSWSMHENDRMTKSKAAAEKFVDLVLRKDYVNRIALISYNTVVTNYTFNEAGWSNQFVDSKHKQLLIDKIRELEPVENGGTFTQAGIKSASEVMSKAKGEKRKIVLISDGVPTYSYPPTAPYNQLIGMQKFDYLQNGYDYYESVKTIPKENFNYDYVNKEGGNYYGNGAKYRIGAFYPEYEQMPPKSKNRLMANHAHSAIAEATITKNEKMSNGERLIDDFYTIGVDMDSTSQDDEVVTGNQTMKEMASSVDKSFSATADNLEDILSGIAGEIVGAIKSAFVVDPMGAGFEMEDSVTSTQGITEIKNVLGSPTINWNVGALKKPVSNDPDEDVMFAEITYRLNAENEILKPNIMDDNGLAATNGKTTIVYKDYNDSMKQAEFLVPKVKPIIVSLQKKLHNENGEEIENQTELFDFNYGKDQYTTNDQFSLHANNIKKIVHPWKADQDYFVEETLKEKQEYETSIDINGLVTLGNKSKFKFAADANTRAHQQIIVTNKKISEKKSVILHIRQSVLKPNSELVIPSKGFYRAVIDDSDQKLNLNSKSTTKDTSTEVSEELFAQYEITLTKQQKQLKVTDLIPEYYRIVGFIATPTNDNLNVTHLSTNTSALVKSNNVVLDYQKNHAYWVTMFIEPELGKDSHGELVTSPRPYSWDYKVNTFGQ is encoded by the coding sequence TTGAAGAAAAAAATACAACTAAGATTTTTGAAATGGATCATGCTTATTTTTTGCTTGATTGGTTCTGTATATGTCGTCCAAACTTCATTATTATACACGAATGCACCAATTAAAGCCGCTAAAAAAACAGAATTACAACCTGGACAAGTAAGATTAAGTAAAAAGGCAGAACCTGTAGCTGGTATGGTCAATCAATGGGATATCACACTGCGTATTGAAGGACGTAACCAATTTCCACCGCCCCCAACAGATATTGTTTTGATCGTAGATACATCTTGGAGTATGCATGAAAATGACCGAATGACCAAATCAAAAGCTGCTGCTGAAAAATTTGTAGACTTGGTTTTAAGAAAAGATTATGTGAATAGAATTGCCCTTATTTCATACAACACAGTAGTGACAAATTATACCTTTAATGAAGCTGGTTGGAGCAATCAGTTTGTCGATTCAAAACATAAACAATTATTGATCGATAAAATCAGAGAACTCGAACCAGTGGAAAATGGAGGAACCTTTACTCAAGCTGGAATCAAATCTGCATCAGAAGTGATGTCTAAAGCAAAGGGAGAAAAAAGGAAAATCGTTTTAATCTCTGATGGGGTACCTACATACAGCTATCCGCCAACGGCACCATATAATCAGCTAATAGGTATGCAAAAATTTGATTACTTACAAAATGGATATGACTACTATGAAAGTGTGAAAACAATTCCCAAAGAAAATTTTAATTATGACTATGTCAACAAAGAGGGCGGTAATTATTATGGAAATGGGGCGAAATACCGTATTGGTGCATTTTATCCAGAATATGAACAAATGCCACCAAAATCAAAAAATCGCTTGATGGCGAACCATGCTCATAGCGCAATAGCGGAAGCCACGATTACTAAAAATGAGAAAATGTCGAACGGTGAGCGGTTGATTGATGATTTTTACACAATTGGTGTGGATATGGATTCTACCTCTCAAGATGATGAAGTGGTCACTGGAAATCAAACGATGAAAGAAATGGCTTCTTCAGTAGATAAAAGCTTTTCGGCAACTGCAGATAATCTGGAAGATATTCTCAGCGGTATTGCAGGAGAAATCGTCGGGGCCATCAAATCAGCATTTGTTGTTGATCCAATGGGAGCAGGGTTTGAAATGGAGGACAGTGTCACGTCTACTCAAGGAATCACTGAAATTAAGAATGTTCTTGGCAGTCCTACGATTAACTGGAATGTAGGTGCACTCAAAAAGCCAGTCTCAAATGATCCTGATGAAGATGTTATGTTTGCTGAAATTACGTATCGTCTCAATGCCGAAAATGAGATTTTAAAGCCAAATATTATGGATGATAATGGATTAGCAGCAACTAATGGGAAAACAACTATTGTTTATAAAGACTACAATGACTCGATGAAACAAGCAGAGTTTCTTGTGCCAAAAGTGAAGCCGATCATCGTTAGTTTACAAAAAAAATTGCATAATGAAAATGGAGAAGAGATAGAGAATCAGACAGAATTATTTGATTTCAACTATGGAAAAGATCAATATACAACAAATGATCAATTCTCACTTCATGCAAATAACATAAAAAAAATAGTCCATCCATGGAAAGCCGATCAGGATTATTTTGTAGAGGAAACTTTAAAAGAGAAGCAAGAATATGAAACATCAATAGATATTAATGGCTTAGTCACTCTAGGCAACAAAAGCAAATTTAAATTTGCCGCAGATGCTAATACACGTGCCCATCAGCAAATAATTGTTACGAATAAGAAAATATCCGAAAAGAAATCAGTGATTCTGCACATTCGGCAAAGTGTGCTTAAACCAAACTCGGAGTTAGTCATCCCTTCAAAAGGGTTTTATCGAGCCGTTATAGATGACTCCGATCAAAAATTAAATTTGAATTCTAAAAGTACAACGAAAGACACTTCAACGGAAGTATCAGAAGAACTTTTCGCTCAATATGAAATCACATTGACCAAACAACAAAAACAACTAAAAGTCACTGATTTAATACCAGAATATTATAGAATAGTTGGATTTATTGCTACACCAACAAACGATAACTTAAACGTAACGCATTTATCAACCAACACATCAGCATTAGTGAAGAGTAACAATGTTGTGTTAGATTATCAAAAAAATCATGCGTATTGGGTAACGATGTTCATTGAACCTGAATTGGGGAAAGATAGTCATGGAGAACTCGTTACTTCACCCAGACCTTACAGTTGGGATTATAAAGTAAATACGTTTGGACAGTAA
- a CDS encoding BsaA family SipW-dependent biofilm matrix protein — translation MKKSKQYSTKRNRRRKKKQAKVNTKLIIAVSTFLFSGLMVLGSTYAWFVSEDSEVNHFEGSRLSAKIVEEFEPEFEWQPGIITKKVIQVKNTGNIPTFVRISLYEYLLTFKIDTADQTGNGNLAISPNEVRPIVDQKDTTSWKPAAQAGGTFLHEGHNFIAEKALVPNLLTGTEMYKFKDSGREKTELHWFQLAFPDNIYVSTPPMGTKNYWLYKDGYFYYSELLQPSEISAPVMKNIRLSESAPNKFKGALYQLNPIMDAHDGTKGLLSSWNIGTSGELYDLYWDRLSD, via the coding sequence ATGAAAAAGAGTAAGCAATATTCAACTAAAAGAAATAGACGAAGAAAAAAGAAACAAGCAAAAGTAAACACGAAGCTGATCATTGCTGTTAGTACCTTTCTCTTTTCTGGTTTGATGGTTCTAGGAAGTACATATGCTTGGTTTGTCTCAGAAGATAGTGAAGTCAACCATTTTGAGGGATCACGATTATCAGCCAAGATTGTAGAAGAATTTGAACCTGAATTTGAATGGCAACCAGGTATAATCACAAAGAAAGTTATACAAGTCAAAAATACTGGGAATATTCCTACCTTTGTCCGAATCAGTTTATACGAGTATTTATTGACGTTCAAAATAGATACAGCAGATCAAACTGGCAATGGTAATTTAGCTATTTCTCCAAACGAGGTACGACCAATAGTTGATCAAAAGGATACAACCTCATGGAAGCCAGCAGCTCAAGCTGGTGGAACGTTTTTGCATGAAGGGCACAATTTCATTGCTGAAAAAGCACTCGTCCCCAATCTGCTAACTGGAACTGAAATGTATAAATTTAAAGATAGTGGCAGAGAAAAAACAGAACTACATTGGTTTCAATTAGCCTTTCCTGATAATATCTATGTTTCCACACCACCAATGGGAACGAAAAATTATTGGTTATATAAAGATGGATACTTTTATTATTCTGAATTGCTTCAGCCTAGCGAAATAAGTGCGCCGGTGATGAAAAACATCCGATTAAGCGAAAGTGCGCCAAACAAATTTAAAGGTGCACTCTATCAATTAAACCCAATCATGGATGCACATGATGGAACTAAAGGACTTTTAAGTTCATGGAATATAGGGACTTCTGGAGAGTTGTATGACTTATATTGGGATCGATTAAGTGACTAA
- a CDS encoding BsaA family SipW-dependent biofilm matrix protein, with amino-acid sequence MNKNRKKKVLALASTFALAALAAATFAWFASEDQKTNHFEGQIATGKDIEVVETFEPPTEWDPGSEVNKDVAIQNIGKYKALIRVSLTETLQLLKDHQAKPTTGAELEGKTNKNIYVLPGTDAPAGFTDSTFDSTGAPKITVAAGDFAGVYTLKVKEKAETVGTKTTYTYRYAFEKGGVLYYASGIDGFERNATNQIKVKSGTPTLSYVALEYNTFEKEWTTAPIYAPTFTQDGTLVWNVPAATGSSNIQISFNNITTDPKVADKWYFNAADGYFYYTSVLNPGVNTTQLMDAVKLLGTAGNEYSKLIYDLTVKGQGIAAYKDAVDDWLPAGVNDPLATALKGLVPAK; translated from the coding sequence ATGAACAAAAACAGAAAGAAAAAAGTCCTTGCGTTAGCAAGCACCTTTGCACTTGCAGCACTAGCAGCAGCAACGTTTGCTTGGTTCGCTAGTGAAGACCAAAAGACCAACCACTTTGAAGGTCAAATTGCAACAGGTAAAGATATTGAAGTGGTGGAAACCTTTGAGCCACCAACCGAATGGGATCCGGGTTCAGAAGTAAATAAAGATGTGGCAATCCAAAATATTGGTAAATACAAAGCCTTGATCCGTGTTTCATTAACTGAAACATTACAGTTATTGAAAGACCATCAAGCAAAACCAACAACAGGTGCTGAACTTGAAGGGAAAACAAATAAAAATATTTATGTATTACCAGGAACAGATGCGCCAGCAGGCTTCACAGATTCTACTTTTGATAGTACAGGTGCGCCAAAAATAACTGTGGCAGCTGGTGACTTTGCTGGGGTTTACACATTGAAGGTTAAAGAAAAAGCTGAAACGGTTGGAACCAAAACAACTTATACGTATCGTTATGCTTTTGAAAAAGGTGGAGTTTTATACTATGCAAGCGGCATTGACGGATTTGAACGTAATGCAACCAATCAAATCAAAGTAAAATCAGGTACACCAACCCTTAGTTATGTAGCTTTAGAGTATAACACCTTTGAAAAAGAGTGGACGACAGCACCAATTTATGCACCAACATTTACACAAGACGGGACATTGGTTTGGAATGTGCCAGCAGCAACAGGATCTTCTAATATCCAAATTTCATTTAACAATATCACAACAGATCCAAAAGTTGCGGACAAGTGGTATTTCAATGCTGCTGATGGTTATTTCTATTATACAAGCGTACTAAATCCAGGTGTTAACACAACACAATTGATGGACGCGGTGAAATTACTAGGAACAGCAGGTAATGAATACAGTAAATTGATCTATGACTTAACTGTAAAAGGTCAAGGAATCGCGGCATATAAAGATGCTGTAGATGACTGGCTTCCTGCAGGTGTCAACGATCCTTTAGCAACAGCGCTAAAAGGCTTAGTGCCAGCTAAATAA
- a CDS encoding signal peptidase I: protein MVRERSQKQSSDKRQKKKRPPTKQQINDKKGTNRSKPTSKATNRNAHPKNKKRKPNPDSKKTKNVTRHKDKNPVYTLLFNIVFYGFILFMIAGSIIFATTKNADKSVLGYRFFGVLTDSMVPRNPEKQKGGFHSGDVIIVKNIAGEAAEVGDIITFRPSIKSQAFLTHRVKKKLDHLGETKGTYYITQGDANLAEDVPVNEKQVVGKKILVIPKIGAFLNFVRENPFVSIIFLISVFGFITIIRYYILNK from the coding sequence ATGGTGAGAGAACGAAGCCAGAAACAATCGTCAGACAAAAGACAAAAGAAAAAGCGACCACCAACGAAACAACAAATAAACGATAAAAAAGGAACGAATCGTTCAAAACCAACGAGTAAGGCAACCAATAGGAATGCACATCCTAAAAATAAAAAAAGGAAACCCAATCCAGATTCTAAAAAAACTAAGAATGTCACTCGTCATAAGGATAAGAACCCTGTTTATACGCTGTTATTTAATATTGTTTTCTATGGTTTTATTTTATTTATGATTGCTGGATCGATTATTTTTGCAACCACTAAAAATGCGGATAAGAGTGTTCTAGGTTATCGATTTTTTGGTGTTTTGACGGATTCAATGGTGCCAAGAAATCCTGAAAAACAAAAAGGGGGATTTCATTCTGGGGATGTGATTATCGTTAAAAATATTGCTGGTGAAGCAGCTGAAGTGGGGGATATCATCACCTTTCGCCCAAGTATCAAAAGCCAGGCGTTTTTGACCCATAGAGTGAAAAAAAAGTTAGATCATCTAGGCGAAACCAAAGGAACCTACTATATTACGCAAGGGGATGCCAATTTAGCTGAAGATGTTCCGGTCAATGAAAAACAAGTAGTCGGTAAAAAAATTCTAGTAATCCCTAAAATAGGAGCATTTTTAAATTTTGTACGTGAAAATCCATTCGTCTCAATCATTTTTTTGATATCAGTTTTCGGGTTTATCACGATCATCAGATACTACATTTTGAATAAATAA
- a CDS encoding recombinase family protein → MAVIGYMRVSTHQQKFDSQQKALERYGVDFIYKERESGRKASRSELNKVLSSLKSGDTLVIFKLDRLSRGTKQLLSLLEEFDKRNIHFVSIQNNIDTTTAMGRFFFTVMGAFAEMEAELIRERVIAGLEAARENGKQLGRPPRTKEVGEAMKLYTNSDLSVPEIAKKCNVSVPTVYNHIKKQNLLRKVN, encoded by the coding sequence ATGGCAGTTATTGGCTATATGCGTGTCAGTACGCATCAACAAAAATTTGATTCTCAGCAAAAAGCGCTTGAGCGCTACGGAGTAGATTTTATTTATAAGGAACGTGAAAGTGGTCGAAAAGCATCTAGAAGCGAACTCAATAAAGTCTTGTCCTCTTTGAAATCTGGCGACACACTCGTTATTTTTAAGCTTGATCGCTTATCTAGAGGTACGAAACAATTACTCAGTTTACTAGAAGAATTCGATAAGAGAAACATCCATTTCGTCAGTATTCAAAATAATATAGATACAACGACCGCAATGGGCCGCTTCTTTTTTACTGTTATGGGTGCATTTGCTGAAATGGAGGCTGAATTGATTCGTGAAAGGGTAATAGCCGGACTTGAAGCAGCCAGAGAAAATGGCAAACAGCTAGGAAGACCACCAAGAACAAAAGAGGTAGGCGAAGCAATGAAACTGTATACTAATTCGGATCTATCGGTTCCTGAAATCGCAAAAAAGTGTAATGTATCTGTCCCAACAGTTTACAACCATATCAAAAAACAAAACTTACTCAGAAAAGTAAATTAA
- a CDS encoding DMT family transporter produces the protein MSWLFLIVAGTFEMLGVGSINRFNQKKDNKSLFLLFLTFGCSFIFLYLAMKTLPMGVSYAIWTGIGAAGGAILGMIFYGESKDWRRMIFIGVILASVIGLKLIG, from the coding sequence ATGAGTTGGTTATTTTTAATTGTTGCAGGTACATTTGAAATGTTAGGTGTCGGATCGATCAATCGTTTCAACCAAAAAAAAGATAATAAGTCTTTATTTTTATTGTTTCTGACCTTTGGTTGCAGTTTTATATTTCTTTACTTGGCAATGAAGACTTTGCCTATGGGCGTTTCGTATGCTATTTGGACCGGGATTGGAGCGGCTGGAGGAGCTATTTTAGGAATGATTTTTTATGGTGAATCTAAAGATTGGCGTAGAATGATTTTTATTGGTGTTATCTTGGCATCGGTGATTGGATTAAAGCTGATTGGATAA